The uncultured Celeribacter sp. genome includes the window TAATCGTCTTCCAAAATCAGAAAATCATGGACCGAGGCCGCTTCCAGCAGCGCCAACCGGCGTTCCATCGGCATGGTGACATTGGTCGGGGACTGATGGCCCGGGGTGACATAGACCAGATCCGCCCCGGCCAGCTCCGGGCCGGGCTTCAACCCGTTACGATCCACCGGTGAGGGGATGACAGTCGCGCCCTTGATGTCGAAGATATTGCGGGCATCGACATAGGCGGGATCTTCGATATGCACGGTTTTATCGGGGCTTACAAAGAGTTCCGCAATCATCCAAAGCGCGTTTTGCGCGCCCACGGTGATCAGAAGTTCGTCGGGTGCTGCGCGAAAGCCGCGCTGCGGCAGGATCCGGCGTGAAATCTGTTCCAGCAGCAATGGATCGTCGCTGTCGATCAGATCGTCTGCCCATGTGCCGACATGGCGTGAGGTGCCCGCACGCCGCAGGCAATCGCGCCAGCGTGCAACCGAGGTTTCGTCGCGGCCCACCTGCCCATAGAGAAATGGATAGGGAAACCGGCGCCAGTCGGCACGTTTGGTGATGTTGAACTGCTGGGAAAAGCGGCGCGTCACCAGCCGGTCGAAATCCGGGGCGACGGCAGTGCCAAGGTTGCGGCGCGGAGGAGCCACATCCAGCTTCTCGCGCACGAAGTTTTCGTCGATGAAATAGCCGCGCCGTGGTTTTGCGGTGATGAACCCATCTTGGTGCAGCCGGTCGTAGACGATGGAAATCGTGTTGCGTGACACGCCGAGCGCGGTGGCAAAGGCGCGTGAGGAGGGCAGTGGATCGACCGGCGACAGCGCGCCGTCGAGAATGGCCTGGATGAGGCGCTCCTGAATTTGATGCTGGAGCGAGGCGCTTTGATCAAAGGGCTGCTCGAAATAGCGTTCCAACATTGATGTGTCGCTTCCTTGTTTGCGGCGGTGGCGCAGAGATCGTTGCATCGCCTTGATCACGGGCCGCCCGCAACAAAGGCAAAGCCTTCTCACCTGTGCCACTCTATTGGGCAGCTTTTTGAAAGGACGAGGGGAAATACACTCTGGTCCTACAGTTTAGCAATACTGGCTCTAAGGTGGTTGGGAAAGGGCCTCTTAGCCTTTTCGCATGCGGTGCCGGGATGATCCCGCGCCGTGGGGTTCAGGAGCAAAATGGCGCCAAGCCATCCGGGCCTCACAAACCTTAGTTCACGGGGAGTGACATGACTAAAACGAAATCCACAATCTCTGGCGGCATCAAGCGTCGCGGCTTTCTGAAGGGCTCTGCCACGGTTCTGGGCGGTCTGGCCGCTCCGGCGCTGGTCAGCAAAGCAGCGCTGGCCTCTTCGGGCGAAATCAATGTGATGATGTGGTCCGATTACCTGCCGGAAAGCTTTGTGACAGCTTTTGAAGGGTCCACCGGCATCAAGCTGAACTTCACTGGCATTGGTTCCAACGAGGAGATTATCAACAAGCTCAAGGCGACCGCTGGCGAAGGCTTCGACATCGTGTCCCCGACGGTCAACCGCAACCTGCTGTGGGCGGAGCTGGATT containing:
- a CDS encoding PLP-dependent aminotransferase family protein, which codes for MLERYFEQPFDQSASLQHQIQERLIQAILDGALSPVDPLPSSRAFATALGVSRNTISIVYDRLHQDGFITAKPRRGYFIDENFVREKLDVAPPRRNLGTAVAPDFDRLVTRRFSQQFNITKRADWRRFPYPFLYGQVGRDETSVARWRDCLRRAGTSRHVGTWADDLIDSDDPLLLEQISRRILPQRGFRAAPDELLITVGAQNALWMIAELFVSPDKTVHIEDPAYVDARNIFDIKGATVIPSPVDRNGLKPGPELAGADLVYVTPGHQSPTNVTMPMERRLALLEAASVHDFLILEDDYEHELNFVGAQHPTLKALDPCGRVIHVGSLTKPLFPGIRLGFIAADRTVVAELRALRRLMYRHPSALAQRAMALFLSEGHYDAHIRRHRRAMAEKWRAMLREIDRQLPDCHVTMTTGGSGVWLALPESADAATVKDAAEARGVLVENGTLHYLRADAPRNRLRLGFGAIDLAKIAPGIAGLRAAIDATL